From the Sanguibacter sp. HDW7 genome, the window GCCGCCGAGGCTCGTCTGGGTCCAGGCCTCGCGGAGGATCATGCCGGCGTTCGTCAGCAGCGCGAGTGACGAGACCATCTCGCAGAAGTCGCGGTACATCGCCTCGCCGCGTCGACGGACCCGCGTCTTGACCTGGTCGCCGTAGTAGTAGACGGCGAGGCCGGTGAGGATGAGCATGAGGACGAGGAAGCCGAGCGAGCTCGTGAGCCCGTAGAGGCCGAACGAGAGGACGAGGAGCGTGACGCCGAAGGTCACCTGCTGCGAACGGACGGCGCGCATGTAGAACTCGGCGTACTGCCGGGTGAAGAGGACGTCCATGAGCTGGCGGAGCTGGATGTCGTTCCGGGAGCGGAACGAGTACCCGACGCGGTCGAGCAGCTCGTAGCCGATGGGGTAGAGCTCCCGCAGGGGGAACTCCTTCTCGCTGATGCCCTCGAACAGCGGGGCGTGCTTCCGGCTGACGATGAACAGGTAGATCCAGCCGACGAGGAGAAGCGTGCCGACGGACATGAGGACGATCTGGGTGGTGGTGAACATCAGTGCCTCACATCTCGATCGACATGATCTTGCGGGACAGGGCATAGGCGCCGACGAAGAGCGCTACGGCGACGATCGTGCATGCGACGCCCGCGGGCGTGGCGAGCGCCTCGGCGAAGGATCCGCCGCTCGACTTGAGGATCGCGACCATGACGATCGGCAGGCCGACCATGATGAGCGACTCGTTCTTGCTCGCGACAAAGCTGGTCTCGATCTCCTCGGACATCGCCATCTTCTCCGAGAGGACGAGATGCGTGTTGCGGACGGCCTCCTTCATGTCTGCGCCCTTGAGGTAGGCCGTCTGGAAGACCTTTGCGAACGACTCGATGTCGGCGCTGCCTGAGCGTTCGCCGAGGTCCACGATCATCTCCTCGATGCGGACGTTGTTGTGGAAGCCCGCGACGACGGTGTTGAGCTCCTGGACGATCACTGCGTCCTCGGCGTACTGCTGCGCAAGGTCGGTCCGCGCGTCGTCGAACG encodes:
- a CDS encoding type II secretion system F family protein translates to MARSTTTEPQWLSSPIKTKVYNYRVYHLTAGEKLSYALLAFAVGGAVGYLFFGGLGRDADGMRTMATSIVDTIVVGGTGIAAAWYFLKLRAEQIRAAKLKSLERQFRDMLESLSTSLSAGSTIVRAFDDARTDLAQQYAEDAVIVQELNTVVAGFHNNVRIEEMIVDLGERSGSADIESFAKVFQTAYLKGADMKEAVRNTHLVLSEKMAMSEEIETSFVASKNESLIMVGLPIVMVAILKSSGGSFAEALATPAGVACTIVAVALFVGAYALSRKIMSIEM
- a CDS encoding type II secretion system F family protein codes for the protein MFTTTQIVLMSVGTLLLVGWIYLFIVSRKHAPLFEGISEKEFPLRELYPIGYELLDRVGYSFRSRNDIQLRQLMDVLFTRQYAEFYMRAVRSQQVTFGVTLLVLSFGLYGLTSSLGFLVLMLILTGLAVYYYGDQVKTRVRRRGEAMYRDFCEMVSSLALLTNAGMILREAWTQTSLGGDSVLYEEMQLAVREMQNGTPDTEAIQSFGARSMLPEIKRFTSTLVQSVQRGGSDLPALLTAQSTESWHLKKQAVQREGNKAGSKLLFPMILMFMGILIMLVVPMFLTMGV